A genomic stretch from Malus domestica chromosome 15, GDT2T_hap1 includes:
- the LOC103442265 gene encoding protein RRC1-like isoform X1 codes for MSSFSITRKKTPFQKHREEEEAKKKRAEDETARLYAEFVESFQGDNAPGSKAFVRGGTINPNEKVKPDSKEHINKSMDLFIHSRIAGEKSKDGVSVPKKGSRYVPSFLPPPLASKGKEPEKREEERLREKEKGKSRNIDHFMEELKREQEMRERRNQERENSHDGRQMENSTAIPFQPSSRFDELPDEFDPSGKLLGSFDDGDPQTTNLYVGNLSPKVDENFLLRTFGRFGPIASVKIMWPRTEEERRRQRNCGFVAFMNRADGQAAKDEMQGVVVYEYELKIGWGKSVALPSQALPAPPPGHMAIRSKEGATVILSGPSGPSGPPVTSVPSQNSELVLTPNVPDITVVPPEDDHLRHVIDTMALYVLDGGCAFEQAIMERGRGNPLFNFLFELGSKEHTYYVWRLYSFAQGDTLQRWRTEPFIMITGSGRWIPPPLPTVKSPEHEKEAGTTYAAGRSRRVEPERTLTDSQRDEFEDMLRALTLERSQIKDAMGFALDNADAAGEIVEVLTESLTLKETPIPTKVARLMLVSDVLHNSSAPVKNASAYRTKFEASLPDIMESFNDLYRSITGRITAEALKERVLKVLQVWSDWFLFSDAYVNGLRATFLRSGNSGVVPFHSISGDEPEIDKKTTSEDTGDASKTNQDAALAMGKGAAMRELLSLPLAELERRCRHNGLSLVGGRKTMVARLLSLEEAEKQRGYELDDDLKYAQKHSSSARNSSSRRETNIEPDPVEMSGWNRYAEDERQSQAKGSLPLAQTFPIPQPELKAFTKKEKSDPILPASKWAREDDDSDDEQKQSARGLGLSYSSSGSENAGDGPSKADEMEVANDASIPAQPDSGISEEQRQKLRRLEVALIEYRESLEERGIKNPEEIERKVVLHRKRLESEYGLLDSSEDASGSKRTSSERDRRDADTRDASRKRHHSGSQGDSPVQRSSNRDREREHDLDRDRERQRDRDRDRPRDFEGDRGRGRDRDREKSGSRDRDDHERERSRERDRDRRRRMK; via the exons ATGAGTTCGTTCTCGATTACCCGGAAGAAGACTCCGTTCCAGAAGCACAGGGAGGAGGAAGAGGCAAAGAAAAAG AGAGCGGAGGATGAAACAGCTCGGTTATATGCGGAGTTTGTGGAGTCATTTCAAGGGGATAACGCACCTGGGTCGAAGGCCTTTGTTAGAGGAGGAACAATCAATCCCAATGAGAAGGTGAAGCCGGATTCCAAAG AACACATTAATAAAAGTATGGACCTTTTTATTCATTCGCGGATCGCAGGTGAAAAGTCCAAAGATGGGGTATCTGTTCCAAAGAAGGGGAGTAG GTATGTTCCGTCTTTCTTACCACCACCTTTGGCATCCAAAGGGAAAGAACCTGAGAAG AGGGAGGAGGAGAGGCTGAGggagaaagaaaagggaaagtcTCGAAACATCGATCATTTTATGGAAGAGTTGAAGCGTGAGCAGGAGATGAGGGAGAGGCGAAATCAAGAGCGTGAaaattcccatgatgggcggcAGATGGAGAATTCTACA GCCATACCTTTTCAGCCATCCAGTCGCTTTGATGAACTTCCTGATGAATTTGATCCAAGTGGAAAGCTTCTTGGATCATTTGATGATGGTGATCCACAAACTACTAATCTATACGTTGGAAATCTGTCGCCAAAG GttgatgaaaattttcttttgcgAACTTTTGGAAGATTTGGGCCTATTGCTAGTGTGAAAATAATGTGGCCTAGGACAGAAGAGGAGCGAAGGCGCCAAAGAAATTGTGGCTTTGTAGCTTTCATGAACAGAGCTGATGGGCAGGCGGCAAAGGATGAAATGCAAG GAGTGGTGGTTTATGAGTATGAGTTGAAGATTGGGTGGGGTAAGTCTGTTGCTCTACCATCACAAGCTCTACCTGCTCCCCCTCCAGGACATATGGCCATCAGGAGTAAGGAG GGTGCCACTGTAATCTTGTCTGGTCCATCAGGTCCGTCAGGCCCACCTGTCACTTCTGTTCCTAGTCAGAATTCTGAACTG GTTCTTACTCCAAATGTTCCTGATATAACGGTTGTTCCACCCGAGGATGATCACCTCCGCCACGTGATTGATACAATGGCTTTGTATGTTCTGGATGGTGGATGTGCCTTTGAACAAGCTATTATGGAGAGAGGTAGAGGGAATCCTCTTTTCAACTTCTTGTTTGAGCTTGGCTCAAAAGAGCATACTTACTATGTTTGGAGGCTCTATTCGTTTGCTCAG GGTGATACTCTACAAAGGTGGCGAACAGAACCTTTCATTATGATTACTGGTAGTGGAAG ATGGATTCCACCACCTCTGCCAACAGTAAAAAGCCCAGAACATGAAAAAGAGGCGGGTACAACATATGCTGCAGGAAGAAGCAGG CGTGTAGAGCCAGAAAGAACACTTACTGATTCACAGAGGGATGAATTTGAAGATATGTTACGTGCATTAACGTTAGAGAGGAGTCAGATAAAGGATGCTATGGGGTTTGCATTGGACAATGCTGATGCAGCTGGGGAG ATAGTTGAAGTTCTTACAGAGTCTTTGACTCTTAAGGAGACCCCTATCCCAACCAAAGTAGCAAGACTTATGCTTGTTTCTGATGTGCTTCACAATAGCAGTGCTCCTGTAAAGAATGCATCTGCATACCGCAccaaatttgaagcttcattaccagacATAATGGAGAGCTTTAATGATTTGTATCGTAGTATAACAGGAAGGATTACTGCTGAGGCCCTTAAG GAAAGAGTTCTGAAAGTATTGCAAGTATGGTCGGACTGGTTTCTTTTTTCAGATGCTTACGTGAATGGATTGCGGGCTACTTTTCTTCGGTCTGGGAACTCTGGTGTGGTCCCCTTTCACTCCATATCTGGCGATGAACCTGAAATAGACAAAAAAACCACTTCCGAAGATACAGGTGATGCTAGTAAAACCAATCAAGATGCTGCTCTGGCAATGGGCAAAGGAGCAGCTATGAGGGAGTTATTGAGTCTTCCCCTAGCTGAGTTGGAAAGACGCTGCAGACATAATGGATTGTCTCTTGTTGGTGGTCGCAAAACAATGGTTGCACGATTGCTTAGTCTTGAAGAAGCAGAAAAACAAAGGGGCTATGAACTAGATGATGACTTGAAATATGCTCAGAAGCATTCAAGTTCAGCCAGAAATTCAAGTAGCCGCAGAGAAACAAATATTGAACCAGACCCAGTAGAAATGTCTGGATGGAATCGTTATGCAGAGGATGAGAGACAGTCTCAAGCGAAGGGGTCTCTACCCTTGGCCCAGACCTTTCCGATTCCGCAGCCTGAACTAAAAGCTTTTACCAAGAAAGAGAAGAGTGATCCTATTCTACCCGCTTCTAAATGGGCGCGAGAGGATGATGATAGCGATGACGAACAAAAGCAGAGTGCTCGGGGTCTTGGTTTAAGCTACTCATCTTCTGGAAGTGAAAATGCTGGTGATGGTCCCAGTAAAGCTGATGAGATGGAGGTTGCAAACGATGCAAGCATTCCAGCACAACCTGACAGTGGAATTAGTGAGGAGCAGAG GCAAAAGTTGAGACGTTTGGAAGTTGCTTTGATAGAATATCGTGAATCTCTTGAGGAGCGAGGAATAAAAAATCCCGAAGAAATTGAAAGGAAGGTTGTATTGCATCGGAAACGGCTGGAGTCAGAATATGGGTTATTAGATTCCAGCGAAGATGCTTCTGGGAGTA AGAGAACATCCTCAGAGAGGGACAGACGGGATGCCGATACTCGTGATGCTTCAAGAAAGCGGCACCACAGTGGAAGCCAAGGTGATAGTCCAGTACAAAGATCATCAAACAGAGATCGGGAAAGGGAACATGATTTAGACAGAGACCGGGAAAGGCAGCGGGACAGAGACAGAGATAGGCCTCGTGATTTCGAAGGTGATAGGGGGAGAGGCCGGGATCGGGATCGTGAGAAAAGTGGAAGTAGAGACAGGGATgaccatgagagagagagaagcagagAAAGAGACAGGGACCGGAGGAGAAGAATGAAATGA
- the LOC103442265 gene encoding protein RRC1-like isoform X2 gives MSSFSITRKKTPFQKHREEEEAKKKRAEDETARLYAEFVESFQGDNAPGSKAFVRGGTINPNEKVKPDSKEHINKSMDLFIHSRIAGEKSKDGVSVPKKGSRYVPSFLPPPLASKGKEPEKREEERLREKEKGKSRNIDHFMEELKREQEMRERRNQERENSHDGRQMENSTPSSRFDELPDEFDPSGKLLGSFDDGDPQTTNLYVGNLSPKVDENFLLRTFGRFGPIASVKIMWPRTEEERRRQRNCGFVAFMNRADGQAAKDEMQGVVVYEYELKIGWGKSVALPSQALPAPPPGHMAIRSKEGATVILSGPSGPSGPPVTSVPSQNSELVLTPNVPDITVVPPEDDHLRHVIDTMALYVLDGGCAFEQAIMERGRGNPLFNFLFELGSKEHTYYVWRLYSFAQGDTLQRWRTEPFIMITGSGRWIPPPLPTVKSPEHEKEAGTTYAAGRSRRVEPERTLTDSQRDEFEDMLRALTLERSQIKDAMGFALDNADAAGEIVEVLTESLTLKETPIPTKVARLMLVSDVLHNSSAPVKNASAYRTKFEASLPDIMESFNDLYRSITGRITAEALKERVLKVLQVWSDWFLFSDAYVNGLRATFLRSGNSGVVPFHSISGDEPEIDKKTTSEDTGDASKTNQDAALAMGKGAAMRELLSLPLAELERRCRHNGLSLVGGRKTMVARLLSLEEAEKQRGYELDDDLKYAQKHSSSARNSSSRRETNIEPDPVEMSGWNRYAEDERQSQAKGSLPLAQTFPIPQPELKAFTKKEKSDPILPASKWAREDDDSDDEQKQSARGLGLSYSSSGSENAGDGPSKADEMEVANDASIPAQPDSGISEEQRQKLRRLEVALIEYRESLEERGIKNPEEIERKVVLHRKRLESEYGLLDSSEDASGSKRTSSERDRRDADTRDASRKRHHSGSQGDSPVQRSSNRDREREHDLDRDRERQRDRDRDRPRDFEGDRGRGRDRDREKSGSRDRDDHERERSRERDRDRRRRMK, from the exons ATGAGTTCGTTCTCGATTACCCGGAAGAAGACTCCGTTCCAGAAGCACAGGGAGGAGGAAGAGGCAAAGAAAAAG AGAGCGGAGGATGAAACAGCTCGGTTATATGCGGAGTTTGTGGAGTCATTTCAAGGGGATAACGCACCTGGGTCGAAGGCCTTTGTTAGAGGAGGAACAATCAATCCCAATGAGAAGGTGAAGCCGGATTCCAAAG AACACATTAATAAAAGTATGGACCTTTTTATTCATTCGCGGATCGCAGGTGAAAAGTCCAAAGATGGGGTATCTGTTCCAAAGAAGGGGAGTAG GTATGTTCCGTCTTTCTTACCACCACCTTTGGCATCCAAAGGGAAAGAACCTGAGAAG AGGGAGGAGGAGAGGCTGAGggagaaagaaaagggaaagtcTCGAAACATCGATCATTTTATGGAAGAGTTGAAGCGTGAGCAGGAGATGAGGGAGAGGCGAAATCAAGAGCGTGAaaattcccatgatgggcggcAGATGGAGAATTCTACA CCATCCAGTCGCTTTGATGAACTTCCTGATGAATTTGATCCAAGTGGAAAGCTTCTTGGATCATTTGATGATGGTGATCCACAAACTACTAATCTATACGTTGGAAATCTGTCGCCAAAG GttgatgaaaattttcttttgcgAACTTTTGGAAGATTTGGGCCTATTGCTAGTGTGAAAATAATGTGGCCTAGGACAGAAGAGGAGCGAAGGCGCCAAAGAAATTGTGGCTTTGTAGCTTTCATGAACAGAGCTGATGGGCAGGCGGCAAAGGATGAAATGCAAG GAGTGGTGGTTTATGAGTATGAGTTGAAGATTGGGTGGGGTAAGTCTGTTGCTCTACCATCACAAGCTCTACCTGCTCCCCCTCCAGGACATATGGCCATCAGGAGTAAGGAG GGTGCCACTGTAATCTTGTCTGGTCCATCAGGTCCGTCAGGCCCACCTGTCACTTCTGTTCCTAGTCAGAATTCTGAACTG GTTCTTACTCCAAATGTTCCTGATATAACGGTTGTTCCACCCGAGGATGATCACCTCCGCCACGTGATTGATACAATGGCTTTGTATGTTCTGGATGGTGGATGTGCCTTTGAACAAGCTATTATGGAGAGAGGTAGAGGGAATCCTCTTTTCAACTTCTTGTTTGAGCTTGGCTCAAAAGAGCATACTTACTATGTTTGGAGGCTCTATTCGTTTGCTCAG GGTGATACTCTACAAAGGTGGCGAACAGAACCTTTCATTATGATTACTGGTAGTGGAAG ATGGATTCCACCACCTCTGCCAACAGTAAAAAGCCCAGAACATGAAAAAGAGGCGGGTACAACATATGCTGCAGGAAGAAGCAGG CGTGTAGAGCCAGAAAGAACACTTACTGATTCACAGAGGGATGAATTTGAAGATATGTTACGTGCATTAACGTTAGAGAGGAGTCAGATAAAGGATGCTATGGGGTTTGCATTGGACAATGCTGATGCAGCTGGGGAG ATAGTTGAAGTTCTTACAGAGTCTTTGACTCTTAAGGAGACCCCTATCCCAACCAAAGTAGCAAGACTTATGCTTGTTTCTGATGTGCTTCACAATAGCAGTGCTCCTGTAAAGAATGCATCTGCATACCGCAccaaatttgaagcttcattaccagacATAATGGAGAGCTTTAATGATTTGTATCGTAGTATAACAGGAAGGATTACTGCTGAGGCCCTTAAG GAAAGAGTTCTGAAAGTATTGCAAGTATGGTCGGACTGGTTTCTTTTTTCAGATGCTTACGTGAATGGATTGCGGGCTACTTTTCTTCGGTCTGGGAACTCTGGTGTGGTCCCCTTTCACTCCATATCTGGCGATGAACCTGAAATAGACAAAAAAACCACTTCCGAAGATACAGGTGATGCTAGTAAAACCAATCAAGATGCTGCTCTGGCAATGGGCAAAGGAGCAGCTATGAGGGAGTTATTGAGTCTTCCCCTAGCTGAGTTGGAAAGACGCTGCAGACATAATGGATTGTCTCTTGTTGGTGGTCGCAAAACAATGGTTGCACGATTGCTTAGTCTTGAAGAAGCAGAAAAACAAAGGGGCTATGAACTAGATGATGACTTGAAATATGCTCAGAAGCATTCAAGTTCAGCCAGAAATTCAAGTAGCCGCAGAGAAACAAATATTGAACCAGACCCAGTAGAAATGTCTGGATGGAATCGTTATGCAGAGGATGAGAGACAGTCTCAAGCGAAGGGGTCTCTACCCTTGGCCCAGACCTTTCCGATTCCGCAGCCTGAACTAAAAGCTTTTACCAAGAAAGAGAAGAGTGATCCTATTCTACCCGCTTCTAAATGGGCGCGAGAGGATGATGATAGCGATGACGAACAAAAGCAGAGTGCTCGGGGTCTTGGTTTAAGCTACTCATCTTCTGGAAGTGAAAATGCTGGTGATGGTCCCAGTAAAGCTGATGAGATGGAGGTTGCAAACGATGCAAGCATTCCAGCACAACCTGACAGTGGAATTAGTGAGGAGCAGAG GCAAAAGTTGAGACGTTTGGAAGTTGCTTTGATAGAATATCGTGAATCTCTTGAGGAGCGAGGAATAAAAAATCCCGAAGAAATTGAAAGGAAGGTTGTATTGCATCGGAAACGGCTGGAGTCAGAATATGGGTTATTAGATTCCAGCGAAGATGCTTCTGGGAGTA AGAGAACATCCTCAGAGAGGGACAGACGGGATGCCGATACTCGTGATGCTTCAAGAAAGCGGCACCACAGTGGAAGCCAAGGTGATAGTCCAGTACAAAGATCATCAAACAGAGATCGGGAAAGGGAACATGATTTAGACAGAGACCGGGAAAGGCAGCGGGACAGAGACAGAGATAGGCCTCGTGATTTCGAAGGTGATAGGGGGAGAGGCCGGGATCGGGATCGTGAGAAAAGTGGAAGTAGAGACAGGGATgaccatgagagagagagaagcagagAAAGAGACAGGGACCGGAGGAGAAGAATGAAATGA
- the LOC103442265 gene encoding protein RRC1-like isoform X4: MSSFSITRKKTPFQKHREEEEAKKKRAEDETARLYAEFVESFQGDNAPGSKAFVRGGTINPNEKVKPDSKGEKSKDGVSVPKKGSRYVPSFLPPPLASKGKEPEKREEERLREKEKGKSRNIDHFMEELKREQEMRERRNQERENSHDGRQMENSTPSSRFDELPDEFDPSGKLLGSFDDGDPQTTNLYVGNLSPKVDENFLLRTFGRFGPIASVKIMWPRTEEERRRQRNCGFVAFMNRADGQAAKDEMQGVVVYEYELKIGWGKSVALPSQALPAPPPGHMAIRSKEGATVILSGPSGPSGPPVTSVPSQNSELVLTPNVPDITVVPPEDDHLRHVIDTMALYVLDGGCAFEQAIMERGRGNPLFNFLFELGSKEHTYYVWRLYSFAQGDTLQRWRTEPFIMITGSGRWIPPPLPTVKSPEHEKEAGTTYAAGRSRRVEPERTLTDSQRDEFEDMLRALTLERSQIKDAMGFALDNADAAGEIVEVLTESLTLKETPIPTKVARLMLVSDVLHNSSAPVKNASAYRTKFEASLPDIMESFNDLYRSITGRITAEALKERVLKVLQVWSDWFLFSDAYVNGLRATFLRSGNSGVVPFHSISGDEPEIDKKTTSEDTGDASKTNQDAALAMGKGAAMRELLSLPLAELERRCRHNGLSLVGGRKTMVARLLSLEEAEKQRGYELDDDLKYAQKHSSSARNSSSRRETNIEPDPVEMSGWNRYAEDERQSQAKGSLPLAQTFPIPQPELKAFTKKEKSDPILPASKWAREDDDSDDEQKQSARGLGLSYSSSGSENAGDGPSKADEMEVANDASIPAQPDSGISEEQRQKLRRLEVALIEYRESLEERGIKNPEEIERKVVLHRKRLESEYGLLDSSEDASGSKRTSSERDRRDADTRDASRKRHHSGSQGDSPVQRSSNRDREREHDLDRDRERQRDRDRDRPRDFEGDRGRGRDRDREKSGSRDRDDHERERSRERDRDRRRRMK; this comes from the exons ATGAGTTCGTTCTCGATTACCCGGAAGAAGACTCCGTTCCAGAAGCACAGGGAGGAGGAAGAGGCAAAGAAAAAG AGAGCGGAGGATGAAACAGCTCGGTTATATGCGGAGTTTGTGGAGTCATTTCAAGGGGATAACGCACCTGGGTCGAAGGCCTTTGTTAGAGGAGGAACAATCAATCCCAATGAGAAGGTGAAGCCGGATTCCAAAG GTGAAAAGTCCAAAGATGGGGTATCTGTTCCAAAGAAGGGGAGTAG GTATGTTCCGTCTTTCTTACCACCACCTTTGGCATCCAAAGGGAAAGAACCTGAGAAG AGGGAGGAGGAGAGGCTGAGggagaaagaaaagggaaagtcTCGAAACATCGATCATTTTATGGAAGAGTTGAAGCGTGAGCAGGAGATGAGGGAGAGGCGAAATCAAGAGCGTGAaaattcccatgatgggcggcAGATGGAGAATTCTACA CCATCCAGTCGCTTTGATGAACTTCCTGATGAATTTGATCCAAGTGGAAAGCTTCTTGGATCATTTGATGATGGTGATCCACAAACTACTAATCTATACGTTGGAAATCTGTCGCCAAAG GttgatgaaaattttcttttgcgAACTTTTGGAAGATTTGGGCCTATTGCTAGTGTGAAAATAATGTGGCCTAGGACAGAAGAGGAGCGAAGGCGCCAAAGAAATTGTGGCTTTGTAGCTTTCATGAACAGAGCTGATGGGCAGGCGGCAAAGGATGAAATGCAAG GAGTGGTGGTTTATGAGTATGAGTTGAAGATTGGGTGGGGTAAGTCTGTTGCTCTACCATCACAAGCTCTACCTGCTCCCCCTCCAGGACATATGGCCATCAGGAGTAAGGAG GGTGCCACTGTAATCTTGTCTGGTCCATCAGGTCCGTCAGGCCCACCTGTCACTTCTGTTCCTAGTCAGAATTCTGAACTG GTTCTTACTCCAAATGTTCCTGATATAACGGTTGTTCCACCCGAGGATGATCACCTCCGCCACGTGATTGATACAATGGCTTTGTATGTTCTGGATGGTGGATGTGCCTTTGAACAAGCTATTATGGAGAGAGGTAGAGGGAATCCTCTTTTCAACTTCTTGTTTGAGCTTGGCTCAAAAGAGCATACTTACTATGTTTGGAGGCTCTATTCGTTTGCTCAG GGTGATACTCTACAAAGGTGGCGAACAGAACCTTTCATTATGATTACTGGTAGTGGAAG ATGGATTCCACCACCTCTGCCAACAGTAAAAAGCCCAGAACATGAAAAAGAGGCGGGTACAACATATGCTGCAGGAAGAAGCAGG CGTGTAGAGCCAGAAAGAACACTTACTGATTCACAGAGGGATGAATTTGAAGATATGTTACGTGCATTAACGTTAGAGAGGAGTCAGATAAAGGATGCTATGGGGTTTGCATTGGACAATGCTGATGCAGCTGGGGAG ATAGTTGAAGTTCTTACAGAGTCTTTGACTCTTAAGGAGACCCCTATCCCAACCAAAGTAGCAAGACTTATGCTTGTTTCTGATGTGCTTCACAATAGCAGTGCTCCTGTAAAGAATGCATCTGCATACCGCAccaaatttgaagcttcattaccagacATAATGGAGAGCTTTAATGATTTGTATCGTAGTATAACAGGAAGGATTACTGCTGAGGCCCTTAAG GAAAGAGTTCTGAAAGTATTGCAAGTATGGTCGGACTGGTTTCTTTTTTCAGATGCTTACGTGAATGGATTGCGGGCTACTTTTCTTCGGTCTGGGAACTCTGGTGTGGTCCCCTTTCACTCCATATCTGGCGATGAACCTGAAATAGACAAAAAAACCACTTCCGAAGATACAGGTGATGCTAGTAAAACCAATCAAGATGCTGCTCTGGCAATGGGCAAAGGAGCAGCTATGAGGGAGTTATTGAGTCTTCCCCTAGCTGAGTTGGAAAGACGCTGCAGACATAATGGATTGTCTCTTGTTGGTGGTCGCAAAACAATGGTTGCACGATTGCTTAGTCTTGAAGAAGCAGAAAAACAAAGGGGCTATGAACTAGATGATGACTTGAAATATGCTCAGAAGCATTCAAGTTCAGCCAGAAATTCAAGTAGCCGCAGAGAAACAAATATTGAACCAGACCCAGTAGAAATGTCTGGATGGAATCGTTATGCAGAGGATGAGAGACAGTCTCAAGCGAAGGGGTCTCTACCCTTGGCCCAGACCTTTCCGATTCCGCAGCCTGAACTAAAAGCTTTTACCAAGAAAGAGAAGAGTGATCCTATTCTACCCGCTTCTAAATGGGCGCGAGAGGATGATGATAGCGATGACGAACAAAAGCAGAGTGCTCGGGGTCTTGGTTTAAGCTACTCATCTTCTGGAAGTGAAAATGCTGGTGATGGTCCCAGTAAAGCTGATGAGATGGAGGTTGCAAACGATGCAAGCATTCCAGCACAACCTGACAGTGGAATTAGTGAGGAGCAGAG GCAAAAGTTGAGACGTTTGGAAGTTGCTTTGATAGAATATCGTGAATCTCTTGAGGAGCGAGGAATAAAAAATCCCGAAGAAATTGAAAGGAAGGTTGTATTGCATCGGAAACGGCTGGAGTCAGAATATGGGTTATTAGATTCCAGCGAAGATGCTTCTGGGAGTA AGAGAACATCCTCAGAGAGGGACAGACGGGATGCCGATACTCGTGATGCTTCAAGAAAGCGGCACCACAGTGGAAGCCAAGGTGATAGTCCAGTACAAAGATCATCAAACAGAGATCGGGAAAGGGAACATGATTTAGACAGAGACCGGGAAAGGCAGCGGGACAGAGACAGAGATAGGCCTCGTGATTTCGAAGGTGATAGGGGGAGAGGCCGGGATCGGGATCGTGAGAAAAGTGGAAGTAGAGACAGGGATgaccatgagagagagagaagcagagAAAGAGACAGGGACCGGAGGAGAAGAATGAAATGA